The window GACACGTTCCCTCTCCTTGGGAAAATGGGAGGGCAGCGGTGGAAGTATCGCCTCCTTCAACGCGTCGATTGCGGAGGCATCCAGCGGTTCGATGGAAGAACTATACAGCAGCGCGATCTCGCTGATGTTACCGTTCCTTTCTATGACGAAGGTGACTCCAGTGACACTGTTGATTCCGGGGCTGTTATTCTCGATGCTCCACCTCTCGAAATTGCCGAGGGTAAGATAGAGCCTGTTGTGCCACGACCTCCAGATGGCGATGTAGATAGCGCTCGCATAATCGGTCCAGTTGAAATCCTTCGTCTCGAAGGAGAGGTTCGGAGAGAAACCGGAATCGTAGTTGATGCTTGCTCCGTGCGGCTGGCCTGAGCCCTGCGCTGATGCAGGGGGCGTCACATGGAGATCGCCGAAGAGGTCTTTGCGGATCACCGGTGTTCTCGACCGTTCTTTCTTATTTTCGGGTGGGATCTCGCCCGGCAGGGTTTTCCCCTCTTTCCTGGTTTCAACCGTTCCTTCCTGTTTGATCCCTGGATCAACCTTACCGGCATCTTGTTTTTGCATCTGTACGGCTTCCGATCTGTCAGGTGCGAAGAGAGGAACTTTCCCAGCTATCAGATCTCGGGTTTCCTCCCTTGCAGCCGGGATCATCCGCTCGGGATCCGGAATCAGGACTCTCTCGACCTTTTTCTCGGTAAACTCTCTCGCCGGAATTTCCTTTTTCTGGATCTCCTTCGGTTTTTCCTCGCGCCTCATCTCTTCTTTCTTATCGACGAGGGTGAACTTAATCTCTTTCTCTGGAGGCTTCATCTTGTAGAGAGGGATGGGCTCAAAGAACGCGGATGCTATATCCTGAAAGAAGAGAAGAAATAGAAAATGAAAAAAGAGGGCCAGGATCGTCGCGTGAAAGATGCTGAATTCCTTTCTTGAAGGGATGGCTTTAAGGCATGAGGAAATAATAGCTTTGAAGATGGATGACAACCGCATATTCATTGCAAAATAATATTATCACCTTTTCCCTTTGTGGACATACAAGGATTGCTCGAAAATGAATTGAAGGGAGTTCACAGGGAGGCGGCGATTCTGTGGAATCTTCTTCGAATGGCGTTCATGTTGAACTCCCTGTAAACAGGATGGGTTCTGTTGGTGAGGAGGATGTAGGTTCTCTTTCTATCGGGATCAATCCACAGTGATACTCCGGTGAAACCGGTATGACCGATGGAGGAATCGGATAGATATGGTCCCGCTGAACTTTCCTTCGAGGAAGCCATCTGCCATCCGGGAGTACGATCCTCGTTCAATCCTTCCGTGAGATTTTTCAGGAAGAAGTTCCGCTCGGACCGGTCCAAGATGCCTCTGCCAAATCCAAGGAATTCTTTCGAGAGCACGAAGAGTTCTTCCACGGTGGAGAAAAGTCCTGCGTTACCGGCAATCCCTCCCAACGTGAACGAGCTGTGGTCGTGGGATTCTCCCCAGATCACTTTCTTCCTCCAACCTGCATACCTCGCCGCCTCCTTTTTCTCCATGCCAGAAGCAAGTCTTTTCTCGAATTGATTCCCTCTCTCTGATGCCGCTATTCTTCTTAACTTTCCGGTAGGGGGATTGAAGCCTGTCTCTTTTAACTTAAGGGGGGTCGTGACGAGGTCTCTGAAGAGTTTATTAATCCTCTCCCCCGCCGCTCTTTTGA is drawn from Acidobacteriota bacterium and contains these coding sequences:
- a CDS encoding TonB C-terminal domain-containing protein encodes the protein MNMRLSSIFKAIISSCLKAIPSRKEFSIFHATILALFFHFLFLLFFQDIASAFFEPIPLYKMKPPEKEIKFTLVDKKEEMRREEKPKEIQKKEIPAREFTEKKVERVLIPDPERMIPAAREETRDLIAGKVPLFAPDRSEAVQMQKQDAGKVDPGIKQEGTVETRKEGKTLPGEIPPENKKERSRTPVIRKDLFGDLHVTPPASAQGSGQPHGASINYDSGFSPNLSFETKDFNWTDYASAIYIAIWRSWHNRLYLTLGNFERWSIENNSPGINSVTGVTFVIERNGNISEIALLYSSSIEPLDASAIDALKEAILPPLPSHFPKERERVTARFIAETSIKAMRYWLPIYKYYGYF
- a CDS encoding serine hydrolase domain-containing protein, yielding MDLRHETIEEFLKICIAERRFPGAVYLVGERDRIIAMGALGYSVLEPIKIEMCERTIFDIASLTKPLCTALLAVILAGHRIFNLNDGIHKFLPRFKEGQKKRIKIIHLLAHMSGLPRWLPLYLHGDDLESRITYLSRIDLKFTPGEWVLYGCPAYIVAAEIIKRAAGERINKLFRDLVTTPLKLKETGFNPPTGKLRRIAASERGNQFEKRLASGMEKKEAARYAGWRKKVIWGESHDHSSFTLGGIAGNAGLFSTVEELFVLSKEFLGFGRGILDRSERNFFLKNLTEGLNEDRTPGWQMASSKESSAGPYLSDSSIGHTGFTGVSLWIDPDRKRTYILLTNRTHPVYREFNMNAIRRRFHRIAASL